The Apium graveolens cultivar Ventura chromosome 6, ASM990537v1, whole genome shotgun sequence genome contains a region encoding:
- the LOC141664668 gene encoding uncharacterized protein LOC141664668, with the protein MELRWNGSPIMLYGDVSLLSHKLSFNQLQALVTHDEVQGLFELISVHDCAQEKEFSLNVSETIMFPSDLPSSINNILREFIKGYASITAPLTDLLCKDSFNWSSLTEVAFTSLKQAMLKALVLCLPDFQLEFVIKTDASNVGIRAVLMQADHPIAYFSKKLDPRLVNSAADALSRQPDTGTSTYTMLLTSRMIPKFLSVLRKENNSLPDFLELHKKYAHGALPPQYSITDDRNPIFLSNFWKKLFELSGTTLKHSKAYHPQTDGQSEDRPSTWYAYLGWADFSYNTSFHCSIQMSPYKALYGREPASLPSYSESSTSIQALDELLHDRDALLRSLNENLRTAQHRMQQKANAHHHELELEVGDKVLVKLQPYHQLSMANRSSNKLAKCYYGPFSILQRIGSVAYRVDLPGDSKIHPVFHISLLKPFRGRDSTPALVLPKESYHNYHISSPVAICATRQVVQGVPQEQVVVHMLCT; encoded by the exons ATGGAACTTAGATGGAATGGTTCTCCTATTATGCTATACGGTGATGTATCTTTACTGTCTCACAAATTATCTTTCAATCAGTTACAAGCGTTAGTGACCCACGACGAGGTACAAGGTCTTTTTGAGCTTATCTCTGTACATGATTGTGCCCAAGAGAAAGAATTTTCATTGAATGTGAGCGAGACAATTATGTTTCCATCAGACTTACCATCTTCCATCAATAACATTCTTCGGGA GTTTATTAAAGGATATGCCTCTATAACAGCCCCTCTAACAGATTTATTGTGCAAGGATAGCTTTAATTGGTCTTCTTTGACCGAGGTGGCTTTTACATCTCTTAAGCAAGCTATGCTTAAAGCACTAGTTCTTTGTTTACCGGATTTCCAGCTAGAATTTGTTATAAAAACTGATGCATCTAATGTTGGCATTAGAGCCGTGTTAATGCAAGCTGACCACCCGATTGCATATTTCAGCAAAAAGTTAGACCCTCGATT GGTTAACAGCGCAGCAGATGCACTTTCAAGGCAGCCTGACACTGGCACATCTACATATACAATGTTATTAACAAGTCGTATGATTCCTAAATTTCTATCGGTGCTACGCAAGGAAAATAACTCTCTTCCAGACTTCTTAGAGTTACATAAAAAATATGCACATGGAGCATTACCACCACAATACTCTATCACAGATG ACCGTAATCCAATTTTTCTTAGTAATTTTTGGAAGAAGCTTTTTGAGCTAAGTGGCACCACCTTGAAGCATAGTAAGGCTTACCACCCACAAACAGACGGGCAGTCAGAG GACAGACCTTCCACTTGGTACGCGTATCTAGGATGGGCAGATTTTTCTTACAACACCAGTTTTCATTGTAGCATACAAATGTCCCCATATAAAGCTTTGTATGGCCGAGAACCAGCTTCTTTGCCTTCTTATTCAGAGAGCTCAACTTCAATACAAGCATTGGATGAGTTACTTCATGATCGTGATGCCTTGTTGCGATCTTTAAATGAGAATTTACGGACTGCACAACACAGAATGCAGCAGAAAGCTAATGCTcatcatcatgaacttgaactTGAGGTTGGTGATAAGGTTTTAGTTAAGTTACAACCTTATCATCAACTTTCTATGGCTAACCGATCTTCTAACAAGTTAGCTAAATGTTATTATGGCCCCTTTTCAATTCTGCAGCGCATCGGATCCGTGGCTTATCGCGTTGACCTTCCTGGCGACTCCAAGATCCATCCGGTGTTTCATATTTCACTCCTCAAGCCCTTTCGCGGACGTGATTCAACTCCAGCTCTTGTACTACCTAAAGAGTCTTATCATAACTATCATATCTCTTCCCCAGTTGCTATATGTGCCACTAGACAGGTGGTGCAGGGTGTTCCACAAGAGCAagttgttgtgcatatgttgtgtacttga
- the LOC141667117 gene encoding isoprenylcysteine alpha-carbonyl methylesterase ICME-like isoform X2: MRLLRLLLTRIEFRDLASLCCAILGYRWVVKFLALGCYAFLLFPGFVQVGYYYFFSHQIRRGVVYGDEPRNRLDLYLPKDTNGSKPVVAFVTGGAWIIGYKAWGSLLGQQLSERDVIVACIDYRNFPQGTMSDMVKDASQGISFICNNIAEYGGDPNRIFLMGQSAGAHIAACSLLDQAIKESSGERISWSVSQIKAYFGLSGGYNLLNLVDYFHSKGLYRSLFLSIMEGELSLRRFSPEVMLKDPNIRSAASLLPPIALFHGTADYSIPCDASTTFADTLQRAGVEAESILYEGKTHTDLFLQDPMRGGTDEMFDDLVHRIHAGDAEALAKHAAAPPRRRLVPEFMLKLARRVSPF, translated from the exons ATGAGGTTGCTGAGGCTGCTGTTGACACGTATCGAATTTCGAGACTTAGCTTCACTTTGTTGCGCTATCTTGG GCTACAGATGGGTCGTTAAATTTCTTGCTCTTGGCTGTTATGCTTTCCTACTTTTCCCTGGTTTTGTGCAAG TTGGGTACTACTATTTTTTCTCACATCAGATTCGCAGAGGTGTAGTTTATGGGGATGAACCAAGAAATAG GCTTGATTTATATCTACCAAAAGATACAAACGGAAGTAAGCCAGTAGTTGCATTTGTAACTGGCGGCGCATGGATTATTGG TTACAAGGCTTGGGGTTCTCTGTTAGGACAACAGTTATCAGAAAGAGATGTCATAGTGGCATGCATAGACTATAG AAATTTTCCTCAGGGTACTATGAGTGATATGGTAAAAGATGCCTCTCAAGGGATTTCTTTCATATGCAATAATATTGCTGAATATGGTGGTGATCCTAACCG AATTTTTTTGATGGGACAGTCAGCTGGAGCACATATTGCTGCTTGCTCTCTATTGGACCAGGCAATTAAAGAGTCTAGCGGAGAACGAATTTCTTGGAGTGTCTCTCAAATAAAAGCTTATTTTGGTTTATCTGGAGG GTACAATTTGTTGAATCTGGTTGATTACTTTCATAGTAAGGGTCTGTACCGTTCATTATTTTTAAG CATAATGGAAGGTGAATTATCCTTGCGACGGTTTTCTCCTGAAGTTATGCTAAAAGATCCTAATATTAGAAGTGCAGCTTCTCTCCTACCTCCTATTGCCCTTTTTCACGGTACTGCAGATTATTCCATACCATGCGATGCCAG CACAACTTTTGCTGACACACTCCAAAGAGCTGGAGTTGAAGCTGAGTCAATTTTGTATGAAGGAAAAACTCACACAGATTTGTTTCTGCAG GATCCAATGAGAGGTGGTACCGATGAGATGTTTGATGATTTGGTACATCGGATTCATGCTGGAGACGCAGAAGCCTTAGCCAAACATGCAGCTGCACCTCCACGTAGACGTCTTGTGCCTGAATTTATGTTAAAGTTAGCTCGCAGAGTCAGCCCTTTTTGA
- the LOC141667117 gene encoding putative isoprenylcysteine alpha-carbonyl methylesterase ICMEL2 isoform X1, with amino-acid sequence MLSPILPITTPPQTSSSSSTMAPPSAMATTMFLRSDDSSSDDYYLPLNRLSVSSLDTDHSHKIEIKPLLPRSSSYNSINTRKGSKFLSSWRRRNSGDNSPESDRASNGHSLSNEVAEAAVDTYRISRLSFTLLRYLGVGYRWVVKFLALGCYAFLLFPGFVQVGYYYFFSHQIRRGVVYGDEPRNRLDLYLPKDTNGSKPVVAFVTGGAWIIGYKAWGSLLGQQLSERDVIVACIDYRNFPQGTMSDMVKDASQGISFICNNIAEYGGDPNRIFLMGQSAGAHIAACSLLDQAIKESSGERISWSVSQIKAYFGLSGGYNLLNLVDYFHSKGLYRSLFLSIMEGELSLRRFSPEVMLKDPNIRSAASLLPPIALFHGTADYSIPCDASTTFADTLQRAGVEAESILYEGKTHTDLFLQDPMRGGTDEMFDDLVHRIHAGDAEALAKHAAAPPRRRLVPEFMLKLARRVSPF; translated from the exons ATGTTGTCACCAATACTCCCCATTACAACGCCCCCTCAAACATCATCCTCCTCTTCCACAATGGCGCCACCGTCAGCAATGGCCACCACTATGTTCCTCAGATCCGACGACAGTTCCTCCGACGATTACTACCTTCCTTTAAATCGTCTCTCCGTCTCGTCTCTCGACACTGATCACTCACATAAAATTGAAATTAAGCCTCTTTTGCCTAGGTCTAGTAGTTACAATTCAATTAATACTCGAAAAGGCTCCAAGTTTTTGAGCTCCTGGCGGAGGCGAAACTCCGGAGATAATTCTCCCGAGTCTGATCGTGCAAGTAATGGTCACAGTTTGAGTAATGAGGTTGCTGAGGCTGCTGTTGACACGTATCGAATTTCGAGACTTAGCTTCACTTTGTTGCGCTATCTTGG GGTAGGCTACAGATGGGTCGTTAAATTTCTTGCTCTTGGCTGTTATGCTTTCCTACTTTTCCCTGGTTTTGTGCAAG TTGGGTACTACTATTTTTTCTCACATCAGATTCGCAGAGGTGTAGTTTATGGGGATGAACCAAGAAATAG GCTTGATTTATATCTACCAAAAGATACAAACGGAAGTAAGCCAGTAGTTGCATTTGTAACTGGCGGCGCATGGATTATTGG TTACAAGGCTTGGGGTTCTCTGTTAGGACAACAGTTATCAGAAAGAGATGTCATAGTGGCATGCATAGACTATAG AAATTTTCCTCAGGGTACTATGAGTGATATGGTAAAAGATGCCTCTCAAGGGATTTCTTTCATATGCAATAATATTGCTGAATATGGTGGTGATCCTAACCG AATTTTTTTGATGGGACAGTCAGCTGGAGCACATATTGCTGCTTGCTCTCTATTGGACCAGGCAATTAAAGAGTCTAGCGGAGAACGAATTTCTTGGAGTGTCTCTCAAATAAAAGCTTATTTTGGTTTATCTGGAGG GTACAATTTGTTGAATCTGGTTGATTACTTTCATAGTAAGGGTCTGTACCGTTCATTATTTTTAAG CATAATGGAAGGTGAATTATCCTTGCGACGGTTTTCTCCTGAAGTTATGCTAAAAGATCCTAATATTAGAAGTGCAGCTTCTCTCCTACCTCCTATTGCCCTTTTTCACGGTACTGCAGATTATTCCATACCATGCGATGCCAG CACAACTTTTGCTGACACACTCCAAAGAGCTGGAGTTGAAGCTGAGTCAATTTTGTATGAAGGAAAAACTCACACAGATTTGTTTCTGCAG GATCCAATGAGAGGTGGTACCGATGAGATGTTTGATGATTTGGTACATCGGATTCATGCTGGAGACGCAGAAGCCTTAGCCAAACATGCAGCTGCACCTCCACGTAGACGTCTTGTGCCTGAATTTATGTTAAAGTTAGCTCGCAGAGTCAGCCCTTTTTGA